The Thermonema lapsum genome window below encodes:
- a CDS encoding helix-turn-helix transcriptional regulator: MSDKSRPRARVLRLLLLLIQSPYAYTLKELAKHMGVNVRTIKRDLEEIRNAGFVIDYDSKYRYALRTEEKGKELQDLLYFSIEEQQMLYLAIDNLPLQEHRARRLRQKLGSLYDFHKLGLLAYPKPFLTKIEHLAEAKKQKRQVLLKNYRSVNSNETKDRRVEVFELRAAEDLCFAYDLHHQSNRIFRPSRCGEVVVLNESWQYEHKHRPLPTDPFLIVDELQVPVDIRLKTGGYNLLIEQFPICAQYCEKIDAESYAFRCKVNHQFIGLSNFLLGNHEQVIAIVEPAELVEHLRSRLQKMVFLTKSEKFS; the protein is encoded by the coding sequence ATGAGTGACAAGAGTCGCCCCCGTGCGCGCGTGTTGCGCCTGCTGTTGCTGCTTATTCAAAGCCCCTATGCCTACACGCTCAAAGAGCTGGCAAAGCATATGGGGGTAAATGTGCGCACCATCAAGCGCGATTTGGAAGAAATCCGCAATGCCGGTTTTGTCATCGATTACGACAGCAAATACCGCTATGCGCTGCGCACCGAAGAGAAGGGCAAAGAACTCCAAGACCTGCTGTATTTTTCTATCGAAGAACAGCAGATGCTCTACCTTGCCATCGACAACCTGCCCTTACAAGAGCACAGAGCGCGACGCCTGCGCCAAAAGCTGGGCTCACTCTACGACTTCCACAAGCTGGGCTTGCTGGCTTATCCCAAGCCTTTTTTGACCAAGATAGAGCACCTGGCAGAAGCAAAAAAGCAAAAGCGGCAGGTGCTGCTAAAAAACTACCGTTCGGTCAACTCCAACGAAACGAAAGACCGTCGGGTAGAGGTATTCGAGCTGCGGGCAGCCGAAGACCTGTGTTTTGCCTATGACCTGCACCACCAAAGCAACCGTATTTTCCGCCCTTCACGCTGTGGCGAGGTGGTAGTGCTCAATGAATCATGGCAATACGAACATAAACACCGCCCCCTGCCTACCGACCCTTTCCTCATCGTAGATGAGCTGCAAGTGCCGGTGGATATCCGCCTGAAAACGGGTGGCTATAACCTGCTCATAGAGCAGTTTCCGATTTGCGCCCAATATTGTGAAAAGATAGATGCCGAAAGCTATGCCTTCCGTTGCAAGGTAAACCACCAGTTCATCGGGCTGAGTAATTTTCTCTTGGGCAATCACGAGCAAGTCATCGCTATTGTGGAGCCCGCCGAGCTGGTCGAGCACTTGCGGTCGCGACTTCAAAAAATGGTCTTTCTGACAAAAAGTGAAAAATTTTCCTGA
- the cas3 gene encoding CRISPR-associated helicase Cas3' — MMQAILFPELKAKGAPEYTSLHEHLWHVSMAAQHIAKANNMPVVEAQLGAILHDIGKASPVFQQRLQASQKPDKPFRHEIASIFFLSCFPEQFHVVLTEMVIAHHKSVKHDIRKKGLLDLIEEREDVFEIHSAHFEDWAPKAHRLLLCLGKEHIVQTTPPSIEEARRNFEWAIEYCEKRTKEEGVSIWRGLLMAADHFASALIHETPRYLQHTFQKPILKSFNRQHPLYPLSSIEATSDKPHTIVLAPTGAGKTDFLMRRCRNRVFYILPFQASINAMYYRLKHMLLPDNPNLDIRVLHGSSKLVVKEGKKEERMLQNLVGSGVKVLTPYQIANIILGTAGFESMMLDLKNSDVILDEVHTYTDVSQGIVLELIEVLKALGCRIHVGSATIPSVLYQEILNRLGAELTYEVQLPKDQLHTFNRHIVHKISPDDIYSELEKKVAQKQKILVVCNRIERAQTVYQEIKTKFPHIDSLLLHSRFKRSDRINKEQLLMGLDKHNHDIGRFNTSKEACIVVSTQVVEVSLDISFDTMITDCAPIDSLVQRFGRVNRKRSAHTIGNYKEVFVLPPPDDSNQAKPYELEILQRTYEVLPNGEVLQEANLQSMIDYVFPEIKEVSIKNHSIFNGGKFRIAPLTHMSKSLLMEMLDIDTVACIVDSDYEAYQEASAEERSMYEIPVRYWQVKQYPQHPRGNQPFIVPSECYSPELGLVLKQEASCFTL; from the coding sequence ATGATGCAAGCTATTCTATTTCCTGAATTAAAGGCTAAGGGAGCACCAGAGTACACTTCTCTGCACGAACACCTATGGCATGTAAGTATGGCTGCCCAACACATAGCCAAAGCCAACAATATGCCCGTCGTAGAAGCCCAATTGGGGGCTATTTTACACGACATAGGCAAGGCAAGTCCTGTCTTTCAACAAAGGCTACAAGCAAGCCAAAAGCCCGACAAGCCCTTCCGACATGAAATAGCCTCTATCTTCTTCTTGTCTTGCTTTCCGGAGCAGTTCCATGTCGTACTCACCGAAATGGTCATAGCACACCACAAATCTGTAAAACACGATATACGAAAAAAGGGGCTGTTGGACTTGATAGAAGAGCGAGAAGACGTATTCGAGATTCACAGCGCCCACTTCGAAGATTGGGCTCCCAAAGCACATAGGTTATTACTTTGCTTGGGCAAAGAACACATTGTGCAAACAACGCCCCCTTCCATAGAAGAAGCCCGTCGTAATTTTGAATGGGCTATTGAATATTGCGAAAAGAGAACAAAAGAAGAAGGCGTTTCTATATGGCGAGGTTTGCTGATGGCTGCCGACCACTTTGCATCTGCCTTGATTCATGAAACCCCCCGCTACCTTCAACACACTTTCCAAAAACCCATTCTTAAAAGCTTCAACAGGCAACACCCTTTGTATCCCTTATCAAGTATAGAGGCTACCTCCGACAAGCCTCACACTATAGTGCTTGCCCCTACTGGTGCAGGCAAAACAGACTTTCTGATGCGCCGCTGCCGCAATAGAGTTTTTTACATACTGCCCTTTCAGGCATCCATCAATGCCATGTATTACCGACTGAAACACATGCTTTTACCCGACAACCCCAATCTCGACATCAGAGTGTTGCATGGTAGCTCAAAGCTCGTCGTCAAAGAAGGAAAGAAAGAAGAGCGCATGTTGCAAAACTTAGTGGGCTCGGGCGTAAAAGTGCTTACCCCCTACCAAATCGCCAACATCATACTGGGCACAGCAGGCTTTGAAAGCATGATGCTAGACCTAAAAAACAGCGATGTCATTTTAGACGAAGTACATACCTACACCGATGTCTCACAAGGCATTGTGCTTGAACTCATAGAAGTCCTGAAAGCTCTTGGATGCCGTATCCATGTGGGCAGTGCTACCATTCCTTCTGTTTTATACCAAGAAATATTGAACCGACTGGGCGCAGAGCTCACCTATGAGGTGCAGCTCCCAAAAGACCAACTCCACACCTTCAACCGTCATATAGTGCATAAAATCTCGCCCGACGACATCTACAGCGAGTTAGAAAAAAAAGTGGCACAAAAACAAAAGATTCTGGTTGTATGCAACCGCATAGAAAGAGCACAAACCGTGTATCAGGAAATCAAAACGAAATTTCCACACATAGACAGCCTGCTTTTACATAGCCGCTTCAAGAGGAGCGACCGCATAAACAAAGAGCAACTACTCATGGGCTTAGACAAGCACAATCATGACATTGGCAGGTTCAACACCTCCAAAGAGGCTTGTATTGTGGTCTCTACCCAAGTGGTAGAAGTAAGTTTGGACATCAGCTTCGACACCATGATAACAGACTGCGCCCCCATCGACAGCCTCGTACAACGCTTTGGACGAGTGAACCGTAAACGCAGCGCCCACACCATAGGCAACTACAAAGAAGTGTTTGTGCTGCCCCCACCCGACGACAGCAACCAAGCCAAGCCCTATGAATTGGAAATACTACAACGCACCTATGAGGTACTACCCAATGGAGAAGTGCTCCAAGAAGCCAACTTACAAAGCATGATAGACTATGTGTTTCCAGAAATTAAAGAAGTATCGATTAAAAATCATAGCATTTTCAACGGCGGCAAGTTCCGCATTGCCCCCCTCACACACATGAGCAAAAGCCTGCTCATGGAAATGCTCGACATCGACACCGTCGCTTGCATTGTCGATAGCGACTACGAAGCCTATCAAGAAGCGTCTGCCGAAGAGCGCAGTATGTACGAAATACCTGTTCGATATTGGCAAGTCAAGCAATACCCTCAACACCCTCGTGGCAATCAGCCGTTTATCGTTCCATCGGAATGCTACTCACCGGAATTAGGTCTTGTATTGAAGCAAGAAGCAAGCTGTTTCACCCTTTAA
- a CDS encoding CRISPR-associated protein Cas7: MSNNLYVRTLKKVDYTVFAVDGGQKKYYDPIFDRSLPYSSGQQVKRCIIEAMMHKLNQLPAPTTFVFNVNKQGALAEGEVYTECDPSYIDLLVGGWMHASSGGKERTLKRRSPLSISAMRPLHPSLAGIVKENATFDRSNSPNTKVEVKDAQGKPLSPEEIKELLKGKDRSLYRKWIPDQTRATGLFVQDLAIDMDRLFLVTLNPFEPEISDETAEKLRQNGWQEKTSRYYGQVLVVPEEMKQQIVDALADAIVNWQITSNQSRTFDPMTTLAIAISENAHYIANAIRCKPNEENPDKMIPVIDEQTPEVELYIMPVAEEFTDVNKTNHRALEEAKQQIKNRLLQYKPQHLVE, from the coding sequence ATGAGCAACAATCTTTATGTAAGGACTCTCAAAAAAGTAGACTACACCGTATTCGCCGTTGACGGTGGTCAAAAAAAATACTACGACCCCATCTTCGATAGGTCTTTACCATACTCCAGCGGGCAGCAAGTCAAGCGCTGCATCATCGAAGCCATGATGCACAAGCTCAATCAATTGCCGGCACCTACTACCTTCGTATTCAACGTAAACAAGCAGGGAGCGCTTGCCGAAGGGGAGGTATATACTGAATGCGACCCGAGCTACATAGACTTGCTCGTAGGTGGGTGGATGCACGCTTCCTCCGGCGGTAAAGAACGCACTTTGAAAAGAAGAAGCCCCCTGTCGATTTCAGCCATGCGTCCTTTGCACCCCTCGTTGGCAGGCATAGTCAAAGAAAACGCTACCTTCGACCGCTCCAATAGCCCAAACACCAAAGTCGAAGTAAAAGATGCCCAAGGCAAGCCGCTCAGTCCAGAAGAAATCAAAGAACTATTGAAAGGCAAAGACAGAAGCCTCTACCGCAAATGGATACCCGACCAAACAAGAGCCACCGGTTTGTTTGTCCAAGACCTTGCCATCGATATGGACAGACTCTTTTTAGTTACCCTAAACCCCTTTGAGCCTGAAATAAGTGACGAAACCGCCGAAAAACTTCGTCAGAATGGATGGCAAGAAAAAACAAGCCGCTATTATGGGCAAGTGTTGGTGGTGCCAGAAGAAATGAAACAGCAGATAGTCGATGCGCTTGCCGATGCCATTGTAAACTGGCAAATTACTTCCAACCAATCGCGCACCTTCGACCCGATGACAACACTGGCAATCGCCATCAGCGAAAATGCCCACTATATTGCCAATGCCATTCGGTGCAAACCGAACGAAGAGAACCCGGATAAAATGATACCCGTCATCGATGAACAAACACCGGAAGTCGAGCTCTACATCATGCCTGTAGCAGAAGAGTTCACCGATGTGAACAAAACCAACCATAGGGCACTCGAAGAAGCAAAACAACAAATTAAAAACCGCCTACTACAATATAAGCCGCAACACTTAGTAGAATAA
- the cas6 gene encoding CRISPR-associated endoribonuclease Cas6 has translation MRIQLTLQHLPEAKVDFNYQYQVSSWIYKTLAQADGDFAEWLHQQGYVYGKRAYRLFTFGKLQPRRYSIDQKNRMLVLLENTSTLTLSFYVPETMQHFVTGLFEQQRFRLGSPRYAVDFEVQMVRILPPPLFKETMRYRCESPMLISKQVEGNPYPQYLAPDAPDYASLLLQNLLRKWRAWQRVTALSNEAPLEESLPHGVPFGFSLLSTPRSKLLRVKKTELRGYEFSFELTAPIELHEIGYYAGFGEKNAAAGMGMVQVVRDGNTQVRKNAVL, from the coding sequence ATGAGGATTCAACTGACACTACAACATCTGCCTGAAGCAAAGGTGGATTTCAACTACCAATACCAAGTGTCGTCATGGATTTACAAGACGCTGGCACAAGCCGATGGCGACTTTGCCGAATGGCTGCACCAACAAGGGTACGTCTATGGCAAACGGGCATACCGTCTGTTTACCTTTGGCAAGCTGCAGCCCCGACGCTATAGCATAGACCAGAAAAACAGAATGCTCGTATTGCTTGAAAACACCTCAACGCTGACGCTCTCGTTCTATGTGCCGGAAACCATGCAACACTTCGTTACGGGCTTGTTCGAACAACAAAGGTTTCGTTTGGGCAGTCCTCGTTATGCCGTAGATTTTGAAGTGCAGATGGTGCGCATACTGCCACCGCCCCTTTTCAAAGAAACGATGCGTTACCGCTGCGAATCGCCTATGCTCATAAGCAAGCAAGTAGAGGGCAATCCCTACCCCCAATATCTGGCGCCCGATGCGCCAGACTACGCCTCCCTGCTGCTACAAAACCTGCTGCGCAAGTGGCGAGCATGGCAAAGGGTAACAGCGCTCAGCAATGAAGCACCACTCGAAGAAAGCCTCCCCCATGGGGTGCCTTTTGGCTTCAGCCTGCTGAGCACGCCTCGCTCCAAGCTGCTAAGAGTCAAAAAGACAGAACTACGTGGCTATGAATTCAGCTTTGAGCTGACTGCCCCCATCGAACTGCATGAAATAGGTTACTACGCCGGCTTTGGCGAAAAAAATGCCGCCGCCGGCATGGGCATGGTGCAAGTGGTGCGTGATGGAAATACGCAAGTAAGAAAAAACGCAGTATTATGA
- the cas4 gene encoding CRISPR-associated protein Cas4 codes for MLYPLMHLTATHINYYYLCRRKLWLFHHGIHMEHNSDLVHAGKLVEEYSYARRSECNRQLALRARLDAHTQLLGVIDYFDPEARLIHETKKSNRKEEAHIAQMRFYQLLLKENGIEDCRGIIEYPLLRSSTEVPPLDATTEAQLRQELHTMAQMLRQAHCPPLLQTRWCRQCAYYDYCYIDEAEN; via the coding sequence TTGTTGTATCCCCTCATGCATCTGACCGCCACCCATATCAACTACTACTACCTTTGCCGGCGCAAGTTGTGGCTCTTCCACCACGGCATTCATATGGAGCACAACAGCGACTTAGTACATGCCGGCAAGTTGGTAGAAGAGTACAGCTATGCCCGGCGCAGCGAGTGCAACCGTCAGCTGGCACTGCGTGCCCGCCTCGATGCCCACACCCAGCTGTTGGGCGTCATCGATTACTTCGACCCAGAAGCGCGCCTCATACACGAAACCAAGAAATCGAACCGCAAAGAAGAAGCCCACATCGCCCAAATGCGCTTTTATCAGCTCTTGTTGAAAGAAAACGGCATAGAAGACTGCCGTGGCATCATAGAATACCCCTTGTTGCGCAGCAGCACCGAAGTGCCGCCGCTCGATGCTACCACCGAGGCACAACTCCGCCAAGAGCTGCACACCATGGCACAGATGTTGCGCCAAGCGCACTGCCCCCCTTTGCTGCAGACCCGCTGGTGCCGGCAGTGCGCTTACTACGACTACTGCTACATAGACGAAGCCGAAAACTAA
- the cas6 gene encoding CRISPR-associated endoribonuclease Cas6 — translation MRIHLKIQSKGITIPYDHQHLLTEAVHRWMGIQPGSTQQPAMFCFSNLKIQDYSSKGLHLGENTSFFIASPNNELLYQLIMGIESNPEVFFSLRVKEVYLESPPDLENRDIFFPASPILIKQYSKETRKSRFISYEDPQAGELLKKALQKKMSVFGLDLPDDFSIRFVPHVGKASTRLINYKGVFNRANLCPVEIQGSRELKTFAWLAGLGHSTGIGFGAIK, via the coding sequence ATGAGAATACATTTAAAAATTCAGAGTAAAGGCATAACCATCCCTTACGACCATCAGCACTTGCTCACCGAAGCCGTGCACAGATGGATGGGAATTCAGCCGGGCAGCACACAACAACCTGCCATGTTCTGTTTTTCTAATTTGAAAATTCAAGATTACTCAAGTAAGGGACTGCATCTTGGCGAAAATACCTCCTTTTTTATAGCTTCTCCCAACAACGAGTTGCTGTATCAACTCATCATGGGCATTGAGAGCAACCCAGAAGTATTCTTTTCTCTAAGAGTAAAGGAGGTTTACCTCGAAAGCCCTCCGGATTTAGAAAACAGAGACATATTCTTTCCTGCAAGCCCCATCCTGATAAAACAATACTCAAAAGAAACACGCAAGTCTCGATTTATTAGCTACGAAGACCCCCAAGCCGGAGAGCTTTTGAAAAAAGCTTTGCAAAAGAAAATGTCTGTCTTTGGCTTAGACTTGCCCGACGACTTCTCGATAAGATTTGTTCCGCATGTGGGCAAAGCAAGTACAAGGCTTATCAATTATAAAGGCGTATTCAACAGAGCCAACCTCTGCCCTGTAGAGATTCAGGGCTCCCGCGAGCTAAAAACCTTTGCATGGCTCGCTGGTTTGGGGCATTCCACGGGTATTGGCTTTGGTGCAATCAAATAA